Below is a window of Solanum stenotomum isolate F172 chromosome 7, ASM1918654v1, whole genome shotgun sequence DNA.
TCTAAGGTATTTATCTGGGTGTTTCTTCAATTGTAGATTTTTTGTTCTGTTGTGATTGGTTAGTTGTTGAATATCGAGATTGGGGAGCTTTAGAACAATATAATGACCATTTGGGAACGTGGGGTTGTTGTAATTAGGATTAAAGATGTGAACTTGATAGTAGATATGTGAATTGAAAGCTTAGCAACTGCCATTACTGGTTTGGAGCTAAATGCCAAAGATATTGCAAGTCAACTAGTTTGAGATTGGGGAGCTTAAGATCAATATAATGACCATTTGGGAACGTGGGGTTTATTGTAATTTGAATTAAAGATGTGATTTTGAAAGTACATATGTGAGTAAAAAGCGTAGAAATTTTGGTCAGTGATTTGGAGCTAAATGTCAAAGATATTGTGAGTCAACTAGTTTAAGATTGCGGAGCTTAAGAACAATATAGTGACCATTTGGGTGGTTGTATTAGGATGAAAGAGGTGATTTTGATTGTAGATATGTGAAATGAAAGCTTAGCAAGTTCGGTTACTGATTTGGAGCTAAATGTCGAGCAATATTGCAAGTCAACTAGTTTGAGATTGAGGTGTAGTTGAATATACCTGTGTGTGGTTGATTTTAAGGCAAATTATTTAGTATTAGCTCGAATAGAGCAGAATGGTTTACATGATTCATATGGTTGGTACCAACTGTCTTGGAATTGAAGTGATTTGATAGTAGATATGTGAATAGAAAGCGTAGCAGCTTCAATTTCTGATTTGGAGCTAAATTTTGAAAGATATTGCAAGTCAactagtttgggattgaggTATAGTTGAATATAAGTGTGTGTGCCTTGTGTGTTTGATTTTAAGACAAATTATTTAGTTTGGGGTAGAGAAGAACGGTTTAGATGGTTCATATAGTTGGCTCCAACTATTTTGGAATTAAGGCGTAGTTGATTGGTTGGTTGATTGCAACTTGCAAGTCAACTTACCTAAAAACCCTGGATTAGTGATTGATTTAGTTGTTTCCTCTGGCTTATTTTAACTTGGTTATCTGAAATTCCATCGGCCATGGCTGGCTGATCCTAAAACAGCATTAACATCCAGTGGAGATTTGTGAGTAAAAGGTTGAGATAAAATGGAGATTCCGCTCAAGATTATATGCCTTCAGCAATGATTAAAATGTTTTCCCTAAGAAGCATCATGAAGGTTACCCTCCTTCAGCAGATTGTTTTCTGTGTACATAACCATATATTCATGATATTCACATGGTGGGTAACATGTGTTAACTCAAAGTAAATGATTTAATGTTGAGAGCTTATAGAGCACTCGTGTGGACTAACCTTCAAGATCCACTATTCTAGCCTTGTCCATCGTTTGTGTTTGGATATACTTGCATAAGCTAGTAATTTTGACTTTTGAGCATAATTTTAGGAGTACCCCGTTATCAATATTCATGAAGACGCTGACACAGCAAGACTTTTAAGATAGCGTAATCACGTTATAAAGTTTCAGTTTAATGATAAGACAAACTGAGATCAAATACACAGACTCCAATGCCAGAAGGCTCCTGCCTAGGCGGGCAATGGGGAAGGTGAATATAGACAGCCTTACCTCATTGGAGAAGCTGCCTCCAAGATTCGAATCCTGGTCGCCGACAGAAATTTATACTGCTTTTACATTGTTCCGAGGTTTGCTTTTGACATGTGAACATCAAATACACCCAAAAAAAACAGCCTCTCTAatgcacccaagggtgtggcctagaggtcaatgaagtggttgagaaccatgaggtatCATGTTCAATTCCCAGTGGagacaaaaaacactaggtgattcttcccatCAGTTttagccttggtggacagagttagtTGGTACCTcctgttgctggtgggaggtggcaagtgtcccgtggaattagtcgaggtgcgctAAAGCTGCCCCGGACACCACagtcataaataaattaaaacagccTCTCtgactaatattttaatattccacTTCAATTATTATGTTCAGACTCTGGGAATAGGTATTATTATCTACACAGCAAGACATTGCCTCTGTAGTTTCTAACAATCTGAGTCGCCAAACAACTTGACAATATGACATTACAAGTTCCTCTAGATATTTTGTTTGAAGTTAGACatccatttttaaaatttaccgTAGTCTAATTGTTTTTAATTGACTAACTGCATAATTGTCTTTTGGTCACAGATAAGTTCCTTGTCTCTTTCCGAAGTTGGTGCTACTGTATCAGTCTTGCTTGGTTTTGCACCTCCTGCTACTCTTTCCTCTGCCAGTTCATCAAAGGTAGGAAAGATGAATCATTTATTAGCTAATGTTTTGACTTTAAAGCGAAATATACATCATCAAATATCCATTGGTTGCAGTTGAATGAGGTACTCGTACCAAATCCATTTGATAGGCCGGGTTCTGTCCTCATCCTAGAAGTTACAGGAGCTGAAGGTATGCAAGCTGGAATAAGATAAAGAACATACTTATTGGACATTCTAGtgtcttttttgtcttttaatcTTCTATCTGGTGATTATATAAGATTGTGCTTATTGATGCCCATTTGTTGTAATAGGTGTTTCTTTTGAGGCCCTTAGAAGCAATGTAGTAAACGAAAATAGAGCTGACATTCAACTTCCAGGTAGTTGTCTTTTACTCTTATACATGTTGTAAGGTGTTTTACTAGATTGATATGTTAATTACTCGTAAAAAAGGAGAATTAGATTGGTTGATGTCTAATTAATGTGACATGTATGCAGATGCAGataaagtttctcttttctcattGGATGAACCAACAACAGATGCGGAATATTCAGACAAAGAACTTAGTGAATTTGTGAGCGTCTGTTAGCAGTTGCATTGCATGATTATCTTTTCACATTGAATAACTTCAAGGTCATGCAACTCATGAGAGGTTTGATATTTGTAAGCAGGCATCATGGTTGAGTGGTTCATATGTGAATGGAGAGCTGACAATCCCCTCGGATGATGAAgctaatttgaaatttcaattgtCAAAGGTACTTTTTGAGGTTTAACAAcctatactatgacttctttTTGTATTGTTCTTTCCTATTAGGCCTATATTGATTGTCCTTTTTTACTTGCGGCACAGGAAGCAGATAGGGAGTTTGTAACAAGTCTTGTTTCACTCACCCATAAGATTCAAAGAGCAATGGAGACGCACCAAGATTTGTCTGGAGCTGTGCACCATCCATCTGAGCTAATTTCTGGAAAATTTGATGGCCTTAAGGTTACATTTGAATCCTGAATTTACTTCAAgatataatttttcctttacCCCAAATTAAGCTTTAGACTTTAGTACATACATGATATCTCTCGTATAATTTAAACTATAGATTATGAACAATGATCTTTCTCTCTTTGCCTTTCTCCAATTTCAGTCAGGTTCTGTACTAATGCATTTTTTGTCCCTTTTGTCTCTAATTAACCCTAATTTCCAACCTCTCTCTTGCTGTACTGGACTGCTGTATATCATATTACCATAGTTTCTGATGTACTAACTATTCCTTGAATATTGATGATAACCTTGACTTCTAATTACTGATGTTTAAGCTCATCACCTCTCATTAGTTAATTGTTCTGTTTTGGTTTGAAGGATCCGTCAATAATTACAGAAGTTGCAGCTGAACTCATCACCCCTATAAGAAAAGATTAAGAAAAGATTAAACCAGTTCCATATGATcattacaacaacatacccaatgtattCCCACAAGTGGGGTAAACAAGATATGGTAGGGGAGATAGTAGATCTAGTTGATTTTATAGGAAACTTGTAAAATCTGTTTTGCCCTTGAAGGGGGTGTTCCCACCACTTGTGGGATGTAAGTTTCCACGTCATCATCCCCTGGATGATGATTTTTCTGATTGTAAAGTTAcccttatctcaaaaaaaataaaaattccacgAGTAGGATATGGAAAAGGTAGGATGTACATAGACCTTACTCCTCTACCgttgtggggtagagaggttTTGCATAGATCATCGGCTCAAAAGAATGTAGATAAAATATGATAGAAAGGAAAATAATGACAATAAAATAGCAAGATAAACAGAGCAAATGAAGTAACAGGTAATAGTGAGAATTGAAGAACGCATTACCAAAACAGgctaagaaaaaattaatggTAACAAAGTGGCAAGATAAACACAAACAATGAAACAAcaagtaacaaataaataaaaacaaagtaaatgTTACTATGCAAGTACTATATAGTAATACTAATAATGAGAGACTAGTCCCCTGATTCTCCCATATAAAAGTGCTACAACACTCggctacctactaaccttctaccctaatcctTGACCTACAAACCTTCCTTTCTAGGGTCATGTTTTCAGTAAAGTTGGACGTGTGCCATACAGTTCCAGATGATCATTAATGTCTTTTATGTCTGTCATTTGTCTGGAAAAGGAAAATTCTTTCCTATATTGGTGGTAATCTGAAATATTTGACCTCACTTAAGATACATACACGAGGCGAACATGAAACATGTTATACAGGCCATACCAGCTCAATTAATCTTTTGATTTCTTGTAGGCTCTCAAAGAGCAGTATGGAGCAGAAGGTGTTGTGAAAGGAACTAAATTGTTCAGTATTGTGATGTCGAAGATGTTTGATTCCTTAACTGATGCCTATAAAGGTTGGATTTTGTTCTCTGATTTTGACAAATTTGATACAACTTTTAGCACCTTCAGCGATCTCTGAATCTGCATTTGGTTATGTAACAAGAGTTGAATTTACCCATCTAGTGTATTCTTGAAACTGAGGCTGCGTTTCATGAAAGCACTTGAACTTcttaaatggaaaaaatttGTGCAGTAATtaagagaagaatgtgttcctTTATTTCTTCCTTTCTGATTTATGTTAAATTCAACTCGGTATTACTCATGCAGGTCAAATTGTTGGAGTCATTGTCTGTAATGAAACACCTTCAGTAGCAGAGCCATTATTTGACGTCGTTTTCACTTCTCAACCATCTTCCCGCTGGCTGGAGGAAACACAAACTTCACCCAATTCAACTGCTATTGAAGAAATTATATTGGTTAGACGAACCGTTGCATGGATTACAGGACTCTTGCTTATAATTGCCACTCTATTAGGAGTAAGTTTTGCTGACCAAATACATTTCAGTGCTTCAATTTTCAGAATTGAAAGAACTGTTGCACATTTGTTATAGCTGACCATGCATTGGATTAACTATAAGTATAGCAATCTAAGAATACATGACACTTGCAGATGGACCAGGCTGATAGTTATAgaacagaaatatagatatttCTAAGTTGTTTTCTATGATATCTACTTCATCAAAGAAAGAAGTCCACTTTATTTAGATGGgcttaaaattctttttagtCAAATCCACCCTGAAGAGGGTTGAAGTGATTGTTGAGTTCTTCTCCTCCAGCCTTTGGACCTCTCGGGAGCTGTCATAAGGTACTGAAGTTTCTCAGGAGCTATAATGGGGCACTGTAGGTTTCCAGCAGTAGAGCGAGGCTTGGTTTGGGGAAGGCAGTGGCCTTTTCTCCATTAGTCGAGAAAATAGTGCTCTAGTTTTAGCTTTTGACAATTGCACCCCATTAGGTAGTGACTTGGTGACTCCTCTGCCTAAGCTGATGAATAAATATAGAACAACAGTTTTAGCAGAAGAGAAAGCAGTCAGTGAGTGTAAACACTAAAACGTTGTAGCACAGTCACTACAAGTGTTGTCATACATGTGGAAATGCAGAAGTGAATAAGTTTCTCAAGCATTTACTGTTGCTTTAGACGGGCTACCAAGTCCTGTAGGTTCTGAATAATTGCACCAAGAGTTTCCTTTTTCTTAGAAAGCATATGTATAGTTTCCTTTGTCATAGATTATCTTCAATCTCGGACGTGATTTGTAGGGTGGGGATgattatatttctttatttttagcgCTCTTCTTTAACATGTTATCATGTGGTCTTCTCGTTTTCCTTGTACATTGTTTTTCTGCAACTCATTGCATCTCTAAATGAATGCAGATCTACTTTCTCCTCAACATGCCACTTACAAGGGACACCCTTCTCTATTCTAACGTGAAGCTCGACTAGAATTCTAATGCTGCATGCATTAAACGTCAGGACATCAATGGTGCAGTCTGCCCATGATATTGTACAATTGTGATTCTCTCTCATTTCCTGTTGTTTAAATTATATTGCCTTTGCCAAAGATCAACTTATAGCTGTAATAAAGCTGGTTTTGCCCTCCGGGGGTTTTCACGACACTAGCTGTTTGTATTGTAGCAAATATATGGATAATTATTCATGGAAGCAAATGAGGAGGAACTGTTGAAGTGAAAAAGGTGTTGAGGAAACAGATTGTGTTTTTGCTTTTGTGTATTCATTTAGATTCTGGTATTATTCTCTTTATATTTGTTGTATTCCAAAACTTGAACAATGGAATATCGTCTACTTCAATATTTTTGTCGATGAATAAGATTTCGAATTTGGATTCTGGTGCATTGCAATATTTTGAACACCGATATTTAACTTCTACCCgtctttttaaaattcttgcACGTTTACTCGCTTCATAACAAGTTTAGACTTTTAGATAAGATGTTTGATGTTTAAGTCGTTGAAGTTCAGGCAAAAATGATTTGATCTGCGATCATATGTACTTGAATTTCAAGCAAACATGATTCTACTAAGGCAACTTAAGTACTTAATAGTTGATTGCTTTggacaatataatatatatgctTTCTGACTCAACTTAAGTTgacattatttgaaaatatgacTTAAATTATCTCAACTTTCTTTCCGTTTGTCCTAGCTTTGGCGGAGAAAGTTATCTGATATTTGTTATTGGTGGGAGGTGATAGGTATCCTGTGGAATGGTAGGTATCtcgtggaattagttgaggtgcgcgAAAGCTGGCCCGAACACCACGatctatcaattttttttctctcaacaacaatatactcAATGTTATTTGGAATGACTCAATTGGTTTGAAGGATGATTATCCCTATTGATGAGCCAGGATCGATTCCCTTTAAATATCTTCTGAGTCGAGCTTGTCGCATAGGGCTTATCTAGAGCAATTTACATTACCTTCAGAGTTTATCAAGTGCGATTTACATCACCTTTAGATATAAATAAGactaaaatagtcatttctATAATGAATGCATAATAAAGAAACACGAcatataatttgaaataaatcgGGGCATTATAGCATAATGCACTGTTTAGCTTCCCGCCAgctaaaaatatctcaaattagttttttcatataaataaataaaaaccgTTAAAACTGAACAAAAAAAATCTGTTAACAGTTTTCACATCCATGGCGTCTTCACTACCACTGAGTTTCCATATCTTCACCTCAAATCTCCATAACAACAACACTTACACACCTAAATTCTTCTCTCTAAAAAACTCCTCGGCATCCTTCTCTGTATCTCACGTTTGCTACAGTGGTTCGCCGGAACGGGAGGAGTCGCGGTGGTTAAGGGAGGAGCAGCGGTGGTTGAGGGAGGAGCAACGGTGGTTAAGAGAAGAGAGAAGGTGGGAAACGGAGCGAGAAGCTTTGTTGGTTCAAATTCGGGAGTTACAGCTTCGTGTTAAGGAGCTTGAGAGTAGTAGGGATTCGCTTCTTCCAGAAGCTACTTCTGTAACGGAGACGGTAGCTAATATTGCTAAGTTATTGCAGGTGGGGTATATGGATGACGGATCTATTTGAATTTGGGAAGAACAAATTGTTGATTGACTTGTGCGTACTAACTAAATACCCTAAAAATGGAAATGAAGTGAAATCATCAAATTTGTGtataatttgatttggattATTACGCCTGATTTAGTTTAGTTTCTTATTAATCGGTTTTCCTAATCGCAGTTTGAGCTTCAGTTGAATTGATTATTCAGTATTGAGCTGAATTTTTGGTTTTAACTGACAATAACAAGGGCTTCTAGTAGCAACAACAACACtggaaaagtgattgtttttcGTAGTTCGGAGTCGGAACAGATGAGAGTAGGCTCACTAGTCTATCATTGTTTGATTAAAATGTGAATGCCTAAATTGCTAAGTATACTCTTTGAACGTGTGATCATGTTTACTGAATTCACCTCATTCGTATCAAAATTTATGCTTTCGAGGCTTTTGATATTCTTCTCTTATATACTTTTAGAAATTCAGCTTGGAAAATGTTTCCCtttctttaaattaaagttttacAAGTTCATGAGTTTCTGAGATTAGTAAATGATTATCTTTAGGTAATTTgcttttgatttgttttcttgattcaCAGATGCTGGTAAATTTGTTACTTTTGCTTTGAGAATTTAAGGAaacaaacacaaataaaaataaaaaattctattCATTGGTAAGCTTTTTCTTTTATGGTAAATTGGTATTAGAAGTTTTTGAACAGTTCTATAACTAGTGCATACATGAAAAccttatttttatgtttatgtttcttttttggttttctaGCTGCTGAAGGAGGGGGAGGGGGGAAAGAATGTAACTGTGATTGCAGAAACTGGATCGATTGCGTTGCCATTAGTTTTAGAAGCAGCAAAGCAAAATGAGGTTGTTGTCAAGGAAGCACCACAACAAGAGAAGGTGATCAGGGAAGTTCCTAAAGAGTCAGAAGGAGAGGGTAACAAAGCCAAGAAGAAGCGGACTTTGAAAAAGGGATCTGAAGGAGATGAAGTTCGACTGCTGCAGGTCTGCTAACTTAGAGTCACCATGTCTTTTTATCACATTAACTTGGTTAAATCAACTCTCCTGCTTGTTTGATTGAttctttgttttctattttgtattttgaCATATACCAGATGCATGACATAACTTGATGAAGTTTTCAATTTAAAGACAGTACCAAAATAAAATGTGATCTTAAAAGAACTCGCTGAGAATCTGGAAGTAATGAAAACTACGTGGAAACTGAGTAATGAATTTTGATAAGAGATTTGCAAGAAATTGTTCTTGGTACAGCTGCTGAAAACCTATTATGGGTCAACCTGTAAATTTGAACCCAATTGTTCATTTACTCTATACTTGCAATTTCTTCTTCCGTCAGCAGAGCTTGTCTGTCACGTGATCTTCACGTGACAAGTTTCCTTCCAACATGAACAGACTGGTAGTCCTTGTACCATTGTCACCAAGTAGTCCAAGAGTACCCAGGATATTATGACGAAAAAATGAGCTTAGTTAGTAGATAGCTTGAAGCATGAAAAGTGTTATTGTCCCAAGTATACATCAGCACCAAAGAGTTTAATATTATATGACGGTCACTTCCCTTATTGGTATTGTTATAGCTCTCTTGCTCCAGTATTTTGGTCAATCAAGCTAATTTTACTGAGGTATCATGGATGTGGCACAGAATACCTGACTTCCTGTTTTGGAGTAACGTTTTTGTAGTTGTGTTTATCTCTTAGCTGAATAAATTAGTGATAACAGAAAACTGTGTAAATTCAGACTTCCTTTATCCCTGTGTGTTGTGAACTTCATGCACTTGCCGGAAACTTGGATTGTGTTGGATCACATAAGCACATATGTAATGGTTCATTTGCATTGATTAGTTCTGGATTTGCATTTTTACTTTTGCAGTTTTCTCTCCTTAGTGGGTCTATATACTTCTACTTAAATACACCCCTCCATTTGCCCTTTTCAGGAACAATTGTTAAAATTGGGCTTTTATTGTGGTGAGGAAGATATGGAATTCTCCAGCTTCTCTAGTGGGACTGAGCGTGCTGTGAAAACTTGGCAGGTTTGTTTCCAATTTGTAAACAGGAAAGTCTCATATTATGTTTGTCTTTGCTGTGGGTAAAATACAGATGATTCATATTTCTCTGTTATCCATCTGAGCAGGCTTCATCTGATTTACGAGAAGATGGCATTATGACGTCTGAACTtcttgaaaaattatatatggtACAAAATATTGACAGAGTGAAGGAAAATCCCAAACAACCAGATGGAACTGAAGCTAAGGTGTGTTATCCCTTTTGTCAATAGTGATATCTTGCTCTCCCTACAAATTTCGAACTTGAACCTGTTATTCATAGCAGATGTTTGGTTTACCTTTgctgtttttctttttaacaaaaaaacttttagtgaaGAGGTTTATCTGACATCATTCCAGAATAGAAGCTGTGGCCCTATCTGGTCTTGTATGAGTGCTTTCTTCCATGAGACTGTTTCACCATTGTTTCTTGATATGTCATTCATAGAGAATCTTGGAAAGAGATACGTATTACAAACTCCTAATATGATATAAATCAAGGAATaggaaaaatgaaatttcaGTAGTTGCATGGTCATATTATAAGTCTTTATGACTTAAATTATGCATTTTTCTATCAAGGAAGGTAATAAAACAGATCCATTAGTTGCCTTTGACAAATCATATCTGCATGGAATTAACCATTATTTGGGACCGGTTGAACCTCGTTTTTCCCCCACTGTAGTTAATTGTAATGCCATTGACATTGCCCATTCCAAAAGTTGGTTATGAAAATTTGGACGTGTATTATACTTGATAGTGAATCTCTCCTGCTAACAAACTGTCTGCTAATTTAAGGACATTTGGGGTGTGCCCCCTGAAGTTTTGAAATGGCTGAGGCACTGACCACAAGTATTAAATTTGGAACACTTTCATTACAATGATATCATTAGTGTGGGTTTCCAATGTCAGTTGTAATTCAGATTCATCCTAGATAAAACATAAGTAATCTCGATTAGTTTAGTTTACTCTAACCTGATGTTGTTCTTTCCACCTCAGACTAGTGCAAATGGTGCACCAATTGCATCTATCATGGAAATAGAGGAAGTTCAGCAGACAATTGTCAAAGAAGATGGTGTATCTGAAACTGAGGTTTCACACCATCGAGTCTTTCTCCTCGGAGAGAACCGATGGGAAGAACCTTCCAGACTTTCTGCAAGTAAGAAACCAGCAGAGACTACTAGTGGCAGTACCACCACGAAGTGTATTACTTGTCGTGGAGAGGGTCGTGTATTATGCATGGGTATATATTCTGTCCCTTCTCTTGTCTTTGCATCTTAATTAGTACCAAGTATTGAAGAGCATGAAGGATTATTGTCAAACATTTGAGGGTAAATGTGTTTTGTGCAGAATGTGATGGGACTGGTGAACCAAACATTGAGGAACAGGTTAGAGGACTCTGAAAGCTTTTTACCAtaactttactttttttatagCAATATATAATTCTTCAAGTATTTGGTTGAGAAACTTATATTGGAATGTGTTGCAGTTTATGGAATGGATAGATGAAGGAATGAAGTGTCCTTATTGTGAAGGCCATGGATTCATAACTTGTGATGTTTGTCAAGGCAAAAAGATAATGCAAGCTTAGTTTTCTACTTTTGATTCTTCACCTTTGAAGATAGATAGACCGGAGGTAAATTGTATACGTGAAAATTTGGGACAAAAGTTCACAAAGAcgataaaaaatgattttcatgagtATCAAAGATTATACCGATGCTAAAGCTGTAGATTATGTTACGTTTGAAGTACATTTTGGTACATCAAACATATctttatgattgaaaaatcTTCTATTCCGTGTCGAGTAAaactaagacaaacaaattgaaaaggcAAGTACAATAACAACATTCTCACAACTAGGACC
It encodes the following:
- the LOC125870396 gene encoding uncharacterized protein LOC125870396; amino-acid sequence: MDPKSSYKFTFLLLLSLFLHSKVADGTSSVFFLDNPSHRYFRSPSSDASSKISSLSLSEVGATVSVLLGFAPPATLSSASSSKLNEVLVPNPFDRPGSVLILEVTGAEGVSFEALRSNVVNENRADIQLPDADKVSLFSLDEPTTDAEYSDKELSEFASWLSGSYVNGELTIPSDDEANLKFQLSKEADREFVTSLVSLTHKIQRAMETHQDLSGAVHHPSELISGKFDGLKALKEQYGAEGVVKGTKLFSIVMSKMFDSLTDAYKGQIVGVIVCNETPSVAEPLFDVVFTSQPSSRWLEETQTSPNSTAIEEIILVRRTVAWITGLLLIIATLLGIYFLLNMPLTRDTLLYSNVKLD
- the LOC125870392 gene encoding protein disulfide isomerase pTAC5, chloroplastic — encoded protein: MASSLPLSFHIFTSNLHNNNTYTPKFFSLKNSSASFSVSHVCYSGSPEREESRWLREEQRWLREEQRWLREERRWETEREALLVQIRELQLRVKELESSRDSLLPEATSVTETVANIAKLLQLLKEGEGGKNVTVIAETGSIALPLVLEAAKQNEVVVKEAPQQEKVIREVPKESEGEGNKAKKKRTLKKGSEGDEVRLLQEQLLKLGFYCGEEDMEFSSFSSGTERAVKTWQASSDLREDGIMTSELLEKLYMVQNIDRVKENPKQPDGTEAKTSANGAPIASIMEIEEVQQTIVKEDGVSETEVSHHRVFLLGENRWEEPSRLSASKKPAETTSGSTTTKCITCRGEGRVLCMECDGTGEPNIEEQFMEWIDEGMKCPYCEGHGFITCDVCQGKKIMQA